The window GAAACAGTCTCGCAGTTCTCGCATGAATCTCCTATCGCCGACTCAGATCAACGTTCAGCCAACTTACAGTCAGCGACCAACTCGCCTGCTGTAAATCACTCCTTGtacattcaacaacaaggctCAACACCGAGCCTCCCTCCTGCTCAACAAATAACACCCCAGCCACTGCAACCAGGCATGGCACCACCTACAGGAGGACCTCCACCCTCGCGCCGCCCAGATTCTGACAAGCTGCGTGGACAAACTGACGTCCCTGGCGGCCCGCCCCCCACTTACCGTCCCGCCAATTCCATGAACAACATGAACCCGCTACCCCCCGTCCCGCCTCAGGCGGCTGGCCAGTCACAAGCATACAGAGGTGACCGCGCGCCTCCGTTTGACAGCCAGGCAGTTGACCAGGGACGAGACAGTCCCCAACCTGTATCTGCTGTGCCAGCTGATTCGAGCGACGGCGACAAATTCAAGGATCTACGTTAGTAGGCCCGGGCAAGGAGCTCACCCAGTCATAATCAAGAGCGGATGCTAATTTGTTGCAGTGACCAAATATAAGAACGTCAAGCGACTTTACTTTGACGGCAAGACGCAGATCGAAGGGCTCAACGGCCAAATCGTGCATCTTCAGAATGCTGTGGCCAATCAGCGCATGTCGCAATCGCGCACCGCCCTCGATGACAGTGAATACTCTACACGATTCAATCGACTCAATGgtgccatcaacaacctctctTTCAACATTCGTAAAGACTGGCGGTGCGTGCCACAGTGGCTTGACAAGTATGTCAGCGCAGATGCACTCAAGACTGGAAAGGCCGAGATGACGGCTGTTGGACGAGCAGTAATTTCACGATGGCTCATGGAGGAGGTGTTCAACAAGTGCTTTCATCCGGGTCTAGACACGCAGCTCAGCCAGTCGCTTAAAGAGATTGAGCTTGGCATACGAAGCAACTCATACACCCTGACTAGCCAGGAAGAGTTCGATGCCTTGACGAGCAAGATCGTGAGCTGGCGAATGACGTCGCTCGACGGCCTTCATCGTCAACTCAACTCACCGGCAGCGACTGAGAACCGCAACAACTTTATtgccaaaacaacaactAACCTGACGGCCTGCCTCTACCAATTTCTCAACACACCGCCACCGCCAGGAGTGGACGGTAGCGCATCGATGATCGTGGAGCTTGCTGTGGGCATTGCAGCTAACCTTCCCCTGGAGAGTCGCGATGTTGCTATTACTTACCCGTTGCCTGGAGAAATTGTCCAGCCTCATGTGATGGAAGTTGAAAAAGCGGCACTACCAGTATTGGAAGCACagaagggagagggagatggtggtgataaAGATGctgacgacgagaagaaagTCAAGACTGGTACGTTGAATAAAGCAGCCCCGCCTGAGAGCGGGAAGGATGAAGACTCAAAGAGCACAAGGATGGATGCTGACAAGGACACTTTTGTAGCGGCCCTGCCGACGGATTCGAACAGGGTGCGGTTTGCAGGCTTTATGGCGTTGGAAGTGCGAGGAAGGcaggtgttgatgaaggcaCCCATCTGGACTCTATAAAGGAATACAATTGAGTAGATGAGAGCTGCGATAGTGGGACCCGaggcaaagagaaagaaacgTCGTGCATTGACTGTCTGTGTCTTGGAAGGAAGGCAAGATCACACAAGGTACATGAGAGATCGAACCAAATCAACGAGAACCCACGCTTGATTTGTGCAAGAGGCCAGGCCAGGCTTGTCATTACAACATGACCGAAGAGGTTTagatgtgatgatggattACTGGCATGACGGAGGATTCTGACGGCAAAGGATATGGACCGTTGTTTTGTTCTACGTACATTTTTGCTCCGAGATGAGTGGTTCGAGATGGTACAAAGTGTTTCTGTTGTCATATATCTGTCTGCACATATATAAATGAAGGCTAGAGTCGAGAAATGGCTTCTAGGCACTTTATATTATCTGTCTCAATGTGATATGCAGGTAGTTGGagaggcttggcttggcttagCTTGGCTTAGCTTAGCTTGTGATGATCATCAACTCACAGCATGGATGATTGGGTATGACGAAGATGGTATCACTTACCGTATTTGGACTTGAGCCCTGCGGTGAAATGAGTCGAAACTCACCACCTGAAGGACATGGTATCTGGGCTGGCCAGGGCTGACAATAGCTGCGCTGCAAGGAGTCATTCCATGGCGAGTAGAAGAGTCATGGCCGGATGGGAGAACCCTGCTCTCTACTACTGTAGTGGCGATGTTTTGGGACAACTTTGATCTATACTGGAGGTGAGTCATCGTGCTCATTACTACTTTCAGAGGAGGTTCTAGTGGTCCATGTAGCCAACTGCAGGCGGGGACCCTGAACTCCAGTTGTAGCTCCACTACAGTGCCACCTGTGAGGTACCTCTGGAACATTACATAAAGGCGGCGAGAGCTCCCccaagagaaggaggggCAGAAAACAGAGAGACCCGACGcaaaaaaaaggaaaaaacCCTGCCATCGAACATCCACTTTCTTCCAACTTGCGACAACTTCACTCACTCCAACCTTCAACATTCTAAACACTACGAATTCCACGACTCAGAATTTACCAGCAATCATGGCGGTTCGTGCTCAGTTCGAAAACTCCAACGAGTATGTACTTGTGTCCTTTGTCTGAAGCTCTCTTGTGCTCGTGAACCCCGCCCCCGCCATTTCATTCTTTGATACTGGGCTATGCGGGTGATGATAGAGccacaagaagaagatttcAATGCAAGAATATGTTCTGACTATATCTCCAGGGTCGGTGTCTTTGCCACCTTGACCAACTCTTATGCTCTGGTTGCCCTTGGTGCCAGTGAGAACTTCTACAGGTGAGCTTTCTTGCATTTCATCAAATCACGAGCTTCTTGCTGACATGGCCGCAGTGTCTTCGAGGCCGAACTTCAAGATATTGTCCCTACCGTTCGCACCACCATCGCCGGTACCCGTATCATTGGTCGCTTGACTGCCGGTAACCGAAAGGGTCTTCTCGTCCCTACCACCACAACCGACCAGGAGCTGCAGCACCTGCGTAATTCACTTCCCGATTCAGTCCGCATTCAGCGCATTGAGGAGCGCTTGTCAGCCCTTGGAAACGTCATCGTCACAAATGATCACATTGCTCTCGTCCATCCTGATCTGGAGCGCGAAACAGAAGAGATTATTGCAGATGTACTCGGCGTGGAAGTGTTCCGACAGACTGTCGCCGACAATGTTCTAGTGGGTAGTTACATGAGCCTTTCTAACCAGGGAGGTCTCGTGCACCCCAAGACTCCTATTCAAGATCAGGACGAGCTGTCTAGCTTGCTCCAGGTTCCTCTTGTCGCCGGTAGTGTCAACCGTGGTTCCAACGTTGTCGGCGCTGGAATGGTTGTCAACGATTGGCTTGCCGTTACTGGTCTCGACACCACCGCCACTGAGCTCAGCGTTATCGAGAGCGTGTTCCGCCTCGGCGAGGGCCAGGGTCccagcaacatcaacaccagcatgAAGGACACCATGGTCGAATCTTTCTACTAAGCTTGATCCGTGGATTTTGTTTTCTGCATGTAAATTGCTTGCTTTCTTGTTTACATAggctttgctgctgctacctACTCTTTCGGGTTATCGATCAGACGACGTCATTTCCGTCGCTAAACGAATTCTTAACTTATACGGGGCCTGGTGTTTGGAATACTGCGTGATTTTGCAGATGGTATCAGGAATATGGTATTCATGATGATCGAACGATACGATTTATTCAAGGGAAACGGGACCCCTATCAGCTATTTCTCTATAAAGAGGACTGAGGTCAGGGTGGGGATGACAAACCCTGTCACATAGGTGCATCCATCTGATCCGCCTGAGATGCTGGGTTGTCCGAGAGTCGCTCCCCTTTTGCCTTGAGGCACTCATGTTCTAGTTACACTTGAGACGGGCATGGCAAAAGGTGGAAGTTCGGATAGACTAGATATATTGTTCTGTCACGAATACATGCGACTTCTCGATCCCATCCCTTGTTACTCGAACCCATACAGTCAATCTTTGTCTAAGCAAGTTGTTTTCGTGGTATTAGAGGGCCAATTGCTAAGACCAAGTCGGACTTGTTATATTTATCTGATACATATCACTTCTTAAATCTTAGATGTTAGTCTAGACTCTTCGTGGTCCAGCCATATACCAGGTTTCCATTAGCATAGCAATATTGAATACTTCAAGGTTAATAAGACACCATGTAAGCTACGTATGGCATTGCCATCTACTGTCTATGTCTTGGATAACCTGGAGAGATAGACGTCTCAATTGCCCTCTCGATTCCACCTACAGATATGTTGTTGGACTAGCACACTACTCCGCGCTCACCGCCTGCCAATCCTGGCAATCTCTTGATTCCCCCACCACAAAATATCTAAGCATGCCCACCTGTTGATCTATCTGAATAGCTTCAGATCTAAGCGGAAATCTTTTTTAGTTTTATAAAACGAATACCCAAGATACGAATCTCACGATGGCAACAGAAGAAAAGCCCCAACACCTTGAGCCCTCAAAACTTGGCACAAAACAATAGTTCGTCCGACCTTCCATACTCCTTTACCCCTCCAATACTGACATTCTGCCCCTCAGTTGGGATGATCTCTACACAAACGAGATATCAAACCATTCTGCCGACCCCTCCGACATTGGCACGGTTTGGTTCGACGACTCGGATGCTGAAGCAAAAATACTCGAGTTCTTAGACGGCCTGCTCGACCCCTCTGACCCTGACTCACCAGTCCTTTCTCACGACAAATCTACATTTCTCGATCTCGGCTGCGGAAACggctccttgctcttctctctccGCGGAGAGGACTGGTCTGCGCGTGCTCTCGGCGTCGACTATAGCCCTCAAAGCATTGCCCTTGCACGCCAGATCACGGCTACAAaggatgatcttgaagaacccGTAGAGTTTGAAGAGTGGGATCTCATAGCTGGATCTTATGATCCTGTGCTCAACGGcgagcaagctcaaggttggGATGTCGTGCTTGACAAGGGAACATTTGACGCCATCTCTCTGAGCGGTGAAAAAGACACTCAAGGACGACGATTGTGTGAGTGTTATCGCGAGCGGGTTTTGCCACTGGTCCGTAAGGGAGGTATCTTCCTGGTAACCAGCTGTAACTGGACGGAGACTGAGCTGAAGGGCTGGTTTGAGAAGACTGACGCTGAAGGGTTCGAGGTCGTTGGCAAAGTGGAATATCGATCCTTCAGCTTTGGAGGGCACAAGGGCCAAACCATCAGTACACTCTGCTTCCGTAGGGTATGAGTAGACCCAAATGCATTGGAAGTAATATAGAAAAGATACCCATTCATCACGGCAGCACCTGGTTCCATATAATCGTCATCATTCACTTAAAAGAGTTCTTGTTGTATCATACAGTGGTATTTGGCTTCATATCGATGCTTGGATTACCCTCCTCTGAACCCCCTTTGTTGTCCCAACGCCTCATCTGCGTCCAGCTCCCCACTTATCTCAGAGGGCTCGTGTCGGAGTTTTGTATCACTTCAGAGTAgccttcctcctcagcgTAACATGTTTGGCTTAAACCAGTACTGGGCTTCTAATATGCAACGTACGACGTCATGGGCTCTTGTctgtctttctctctttctgtgACGATACGGACGTGACAAGACAAGTAGACAAAAATCTATATCGACAACAATTATTGCTTCATTACGTCTCTCATCTATGGAGATGTATTCATAGGCTCTCCGCCAGCAATAGGACCCGAAATCTCGGCAGCAGCTGTTGTTGCGAAGTATCGCACATCCACATCGTCGTCCTTCTGCAACTTCTCCAGGTTAGGAACAACTCGTTCTTGGATCAGCTCCGAGCCCCGTGGCGACGGCGTGATCTCGCTACcctgcttctccaagtcgTACAGGGTGCCCTCGTCAGGAAGACGTCGGAGCACGCTAATGAGGACGCGGTATGTCTTGGCCACGTTGAAGCGAATGTTGGGGATATCGTCagagacaagcttgtcaagcaTGGGCAGAATTGACTTGGCAATAACATCCATGCTCACAACACTAGCCAATGTCTAAAATAAAAGGGTTAGCCTGAAGGTTGTGATACTTGAAAAATCGGACGATAATTACCGAGATGGCGAAACAGGTGGTCATTCTGTAAAGGTAGTTAGGGTGGTTACCCATAGCCATGACCTTGGGAATGATAGCCTCGCTAGCCCATTCGACACCAAAGACCTCAGtaagcttcttcaagttgtgGGTGGCCGCTTCACGGATCGAGAAGACGGTGTCTCCAAGCCAGCCCATGCACAAGTTGCTGAGCTTCTCGTCGAAGAATTGAACACCAAGTTGGCTAGCCAGAAGTGGGATGTACTCGATAATGGCAAGTCGTACTCGCCATTGCTTATCCTCAGCGAGTTGCACAATTGCGGGAAGAAGTGACTGCGAGAGCAGGTCGATGCCAATAACTAGAGCGGCGTTAGTTTTAAATCTTCTTGCCAAAATGTTTGTTGGTTACCTTGGTTAACAAGCTCGAGCTTCGAGATGATGTGAAGTCTGACCTCAGGGAACTCGTCCTTGAGCATCTGAAGGAACATGGGGAGAAGGTGGTCGATGGTTCTATGGCACACATTAGCATAGGATATTGGAGGCGAGAACATTGAACCACGTACTCTTGCTTTCCAAGAATAGGAGCCAAGCCACTGATCTGAGTGCCAAGTGCAGCGCGAACATGTTGAGAAGTGTCAGAGACGAGGTCTTCGATGCTGCCCATAATGTCGTTGAGGAGAACGTTGCGGTCGACAAGAGCGCAGAAGCCAGGAATCTGGCCGGCAATAGCGGTTCGCACCTCGGCTTCgttgtccttgagaagcttaaCGAAAGCAGGAACAAGATCCCTGGAAACAACCTCCTCATCTACGGCCTTGGCAATCTATAGGGAGTCAGTATACCATAGCTAAAAACCAGAAAGATGCTACAGACCTTCTCGAATCTATCGGCGATCATGTAGCGAACTCTCCAACTTTTATCCTCTATCAAATTGCGAAGAGCTGTCAGCAGGACACCGTGGCTGGCCTGCTGCTCTTTGGGAACGGCTTCGGCGATGGAAATGAGAACCTCGACCGTAAGTAATCGGACGCTATCCTGATCGTCTTGTGCGAGGTGTTGGAAAAGGGGTATCATTTCGTCGACAACGATGGTGGCGGGCATCTCTTTGACAAACTTGGCGAGGTTGGTGGCAGCTTGGCGACGAACCATGGGTGTCTCATCGTGGACCAACAGACCGAACTGCTGACGCAGCTGTTCTTGCACAGGCGGGGAGACCTTGTTGTAAGGAGTTGTGAAGAGACCGCATCCCGAAACCTTTGATGTGAACCAATCGGCCTTGGCGAGGCGGATTGTGAGGGGAATGAAGTACTCCTCAACTTGTTGAGGCGAAAGCTCGGAGCAAATCTTGTTCAAGGACTCGACGGCCTAAAAATATCAGTTAGTGAGGGGTGCAGGGCATAGGTGAAGGGAAGAGCGAGTGTGTTTACCTTGTCACGAACCACGGGCTCCTCGATAGCAGCGAGGTTCTCAAGGGGAGACAGCAGGACGTGACCCCACTGAGAACCGCCAACATACTCGACAAAGCCGCCAAGCTCCTCGCTCAGGGCAACGAGgacctcgtcttcatcctccacGGACTCTGTAAGGTATCACGGTTAGGAAAGGTCTTTGTTTGGGTCGCAACTTGGTGTGCGGGAAAGATCGAAGACTGACCATCGAGGAAGGGGATGAGCTCCTCACGAGTTCGTTCAGCGccgagagcaagagcaatgGTCGAGAGACGGTGGATGGCGTTGAGACGGAGCAAAACATCATCGTGCTAAGGAGCAATCGAGAGTTAGCAATGCATGATCACTTGTCCCTAGCGATAGGATAGGTAGGCGAAGGGAAGCGTCGTGCAAGCGTGGCGTCACCGCCAAACCTGACATACCTTTAGCTCGTCAATAAGTACGGCGATAGGGTACAGCTCATCGCCAGAGTTGGGCGCGTCAGCCATGGCGAGCGGGGCGGTAAGATCGCAGATTTATCAAGAAAATGAGTGGCAGCGTCCGAGATGGGTTGAGGTGATCGTTAGGAGGATGGAAGGAGGAGGGTTGGACGATTGCGGGTGGATCGCGTGCGGTAGGTGCTGAACTGGACTTGGACTGGTGGGTGATGCAATGATTTGCGCAGACGAGTCCCAACACACGATTTTTGGTTGAAAGACGAGGGCAGAGACGACACTACACAAAGGGAGTAGAGCCCTGGGCTACGCTCAGCGCAGAGATATTTGGCGAATATTTAATAATGCAGAGTCAAGGTCGCGGCCTATGTCAGGGTTGTCGAGGTCTGGGGCATGTGAATACGTAGAATCAATAGAtgagagagggagaagagagagcCCAGGGAAAGATGTGGAGTAGgagctggactggactggatgTTTGATGAATTGGACTTGGACTGGGCTGGCAGGGTGCCCAAGATGAGTGAGGCTGGTGGCTCCTTTCTAGTGGGTGCTGTAGCGTCTCACTGCCCGAGTTGCAGTGCTGGGCCGCTGCCTGAACGAGCAATGGCTTCCATAGGCAGGTGCCCTGAGCAACACTGAGATGAACGCTCCCGTCCAGGTCCGGGAGGGGCAAACCCCCCAGATGGGCGAACAGCTTCTGTCTGGACAGGACAGCAGCTGGCAAAATGTGGCTGAAGTGGGGTTAGAGTGGCACTTCATTTCCTGAGGAAGCATGGGATTTTGAGGGGCAAGCTTCCTCTGACACTCTTGATACTCACCTGGGTCAGAGCGCCTCAGGAACTGTGGTGGTATGAACATGGGGATAAAGCCGTCTATCTGGGTGACATATTGCAGTCCTTCTCACATACTATTCTGTTAAA is drawn from Fusarium graminearum PH-1 chromosome 3, whole genome shotgun sequence and contains these coding sequences:
- a CDS encoding eukaryotic translation initiation factor 6 yields the protein MAVRAQFENSNEVGVFATLTNSYALVALGASENFYSVFEAELQDIVPTVRTTIAGTRIIGRLTAGNRKGLLVPTTTTDQELQHLRNSLPDSVRIQRIEERLSALGNVIVTNDHIALVHPDLERETEEIIADVLGVEVFRQTVADNVLVGSYMSLSNQGGLVHPKTPIQDQDELSSLLQVPLVAGSVNRGSNVVGAGMVVNDWLAVTGLDTTATELSVIESVFRLGEGQGPSNINTSMKDTMVESFY
- a CDS encoding phosphatase PP2A regulatory subunit A, with the protein product MADAPNSGDELYPIAVLIDELKHDDVLLRLNAIHRLSTIALALGAERTREELIPFLDESVEDEDEVLVALSEELGGFVEYVGGSQWGHVLLSPLENLAAIEEPVVRDKAVESLNKICSELSPQQVEEYFIPLTIRLAKADWFTSKVSGCGLFTTPYNKVSPPVQEQLRQQFGLLVHDETPMVRRQAATNLAKFVKEMPATIVVDEMIPLFQHLAQDDQDSVRLLTVEVLISIAEAVPKEQQASHGVLLTALRNLIEDKSWRVRYMIADRFEKIAKAVDEEVVSRDLVPAFVKLLKDNEAEVRTAIAGQIPGFCALVDRNVLLNDIMGSIEDLVSDTSQHVRAALGTQISGLAPILGKQETIDHLLPMFLQMLKDEFPEVRLHIISKLELVNQVIGIDLLSQSLLPAIVQLAEDKQWRVRLAIIEYIPLLASQLGVQFFDEKLSNLCMGWLGDTVFSIREAATHNLKKLTEVFGVEWASEAIIPKVMAMGNHPNYLYRMTTCFAISTLASVVSMDVIAKSILPMLDKLVSDDIPNIRFNVAKTYRVLISVLRRLPDEGTLYDLEKQGSEITPSPRGSELIQERVVPNLEKLQKDDDVDVRYFATTAAAEISGPIAGGEPMNTSP